From the Papaver somniferum cultivar HN1 chromosome 2, ASM357369v1, whole genome shotgun sequence genome, the window GTAGTGTTGCATGAGAAGACGAAGGTCTTGCAAGAAATCTTTCAATGGAAATTGGGATATGAAGTACATgaaataaaagtaataaataaaatataataagaaTGATTGTGGTTACTTGCTTGCTTGCACCATGTACTTTGGAGGTTATCAATATTAACTTAAAATTAACGTAAATGCATGATGTGTTCGGTTGTTTGCTTTCTGTCATTATCGTCTAGTTTTTGTTGCTGAATTTGCCTAGACCAAAACAAGAAATGCGTCCAACGCCTCCAACCGTGACCAAGACTCAACAGTGACCAAGACTCAGTTTGAAGGAATACAGATTCTcctttaaaaattacaaaaaagaaaaaagaaaaaaaaagtgtttttGATCGGTCTTCATCCGTACAAGGTGAGTGTGATTACTGGAGAtccagcaacacacccaaatggaaAGTAAGTAAGATCTAAAACATGATAAACACAAGAACTTAAGTTTATTTATAAATTTCAagcgaaatacaagttacactctTGAGTTACTAGGAAACCCTAATCCCTTTTCCAAAcctatgaattacaaggaaatccTAATGTTCTCTCTCCTATTCTGGACCTTTCCTTCTCCACCAGATCTCTCCCTTTACATTGCCccaaggtctctatttatagcctcCAACAACCCTAATGGTATACAGCCCACATTATctcaccgaggttactttataCTTCGCCTGGAGCATATTTCATAAAGTTTTCCCACACCTTTCGCTAACTTCACGTGGTCTTATCGGGACAGCTGTCATATTTCTTGCATGATAATTTATCTACTTCGTGTCTTGCCTTCTTCGCCACGTAAACTCTTCGTGGCTCTGCCTTAATACTATGATGGTCCTCCTTCTTTAGTTCGGGGCGGGGAGCTTTCTCGCGCTTGGAATTGTACTTCGCCTTCTGATACCGACTGATTTGACAGGTCACTGACGAGGATCTTTGACTAAGATTCCCTAACTCTTCTTGGTGTGACGCGTGGCGatcctatttcgtgtacctacatttttccttttcttattttgTCCAAGTTGCTGCGAGGATGGAATAAGAACCGGTTTAGATTCCTTAACCTCCACGTTCTCCATGCATATGCTTCCACGTGGCCACGTTCTTTGTGTAACCGCCTATCACCGGTTGCCTTTACTTCGATCATGTCGTTTCCGGTTTTGCCGGTCTCTTCTTCCTGCAATAAATACACTTCTCAACCCTTACTTGGATTTCTTTTCTGCTTCTCCcaacctcttctcttcccttgTTCAGTGTTCCTTCTCACCTCTTACCGTTTTTTTTCGGAACCTTCTACTTTCTTTACCACCATGTCTCCCAAAGGCGCTTTAGCATCTACTTCACTCAAAATCCTAAAGGAATTTCAAGCTGAACTCCAAGAGTTAGGTTTAACTTTAACCCCAGCTGTCGATTCTTCCCCGGATCCTGTTGTTATTGCTACCCAGGAGATGGAGATGAATTACCGATGGCTTGGTTCGGACACCTGGTCTGATGATAAGGTGATAGTTTTTTTAGGTCGGTTGAGAGCGGGATTGTCCTTCCCTCTGTATGATCCTTCAAACCCTATCTTCCTGGAGATTCTCGGTAGGCTGCAGTGCGGGGTTTTTCAGCTTACTGGTAATGCGATTCGGATCGCCAACGAGTTCAAAGTCCGTTCTCGTGATAGTATCTTGCAAGTTCCTTCTTCGGCGGACGAATTTGACTCTCTGGATTTCAACATAGACTCTTTCATGGACAACTATTCAGCTGTGTTTACAAGCACCAGGGAGCATCAGGAGTGGTGTCTCGAGCTCGTCAGGAAAGTGGTCTCTCCCCCGTTAAGGAGCTTCCACTGGATGTGGATTCCCAACTTCGTGTCTTCGTTGATGATTGGGCGAGGTTTCCTTTAGTAGTCGGTGGTCCTTTCGTCTGGGGTTATGACGAAAAGGGCCTTCCTCGCAATCTTCCCCTTCTCAGACATTGTTACCTCGCGGGATGTGATCCCTGGAGACTTCGCTGGACTGCTCCTAGCGAGTTATGATTTTTCCTACGGCAATCTGTATCATTTGGAACTATCAATTTTACTTATGCTTCTCAATTTGTTTTAGTAGGTGATGCCCGCTGCTGGACTCATCAAGGCGCGACAGGAGAAGAAAGTGGTTGCTAAGAAGACTCCCTCTGAACATGTATCATTTTCGTCTATTGCTAGCGATTTTGTGATAATTGTCTATCCTGACGTCATGCATCTTCGCAGAATGAACTACCCACTTCTGGGGTACCCAAGGGTCACAAGAAACGTTCTCACCctactcctcctccttcttctcaggTACCATCATTATCGCCTTTTATTTGTAAATTTTAGACTTTTCGTTTTTAGCTATTGACTTCGCAGGCGGGTGTTCCTCCGTCTGGTGTGCCTAAGAGGTCGCGAAAGACCCCGGATGTGGATGCCTTAGATGAAATACATCATTCCGCTCTCCTTGGTCGTCCCATTCTCACTAAGCAACAGTATGCTTCATTTCGTGCTCCTGCTCCTCCTAAAGAAGCTGGTTCAGTTACCCGTTCCAAGACCGCTGATTCCCCTGTTCAGCCAAGATTTGAACGTCCTAAGAGTTTTCCGGAGGTACCTCCCTCTGGCGAGAAGGGAAATCAACTCGTCCATCCTGCAATGTCAAATCCTCTCTTCGACCCTGACATGAAATTCCTTCAAGGTATCTACCACAAGGCCCAAGAATATCCGTCTATGAGATCTCGCGCTTTGGAGTCTTTGTCCACCTTTGTTTCTGATGACTTCTTCTCCCAAGACTCGTCTGTGCTTTTGACTgcttcaatgaatctatctttcCAGTAGCACTCCGCCTTGATGAACCAGGTGATTTCTTTGTGCCTTCTCTGCAATTTTTCCTTTTCGGCTCCGAGATCTATCTTCTGAGTTTAAGTTTCTCTTCGCAGGAAGTCTACTGTCACATGGCCACCCTCGTGGAAATTCAACTTGTTCGTGAGATGGCTAGGAAGGATGAGGCTAAAATCAAAGTTTTATCGGAGGACCTTCAGAAAGAAAGAGATCATTCCCTCAAGCAAAGCCAAAAGATAGAGAAGCTTCTGAGTAAGTTATTTTTTCTTGGATATCCTTCTATTGTTCTTGCTTTTGCTtccattattttcttattttatgcttcGTCAAGCTCGATGCATGCAACGTCAAATGAGCACCAACAAAGCTTCCTCCTCGTTGGAAGATATTCGCGCTGAGATGGTGAACCTTACAACTCAAAATGATATTTATGTTTCTGAGAACTCCATCCTTAATGAAAGGCCGAAACTCTTTGTTTGCAAGTGGACCGTCTGTCAGTTGAATGCTTCCGTAACGAGGAACTGAACCTCCATCTCCACAATGACAACCTGCGCCTTAAGTCAGAGCTTTAACGGGTCTCTGATTCCCTTACTACCTCGCGGAACCTTCATTCTTCGTCGATTGCCAACTATGAGAAATTGGAAGAAGATTACGATCGAGTGATCAAAAGCAAAACCGAGCTCGCAGCTATTCTTCGTAGGTCTCAGAGCACTGTAGACGGTCTAAACGAGGAGATTGATTGTTTGAAGAAAAAGGTGGAACTCTTGCAAGCTAAGTTATCCACTTCCTCTCGTCCAAAGCCTGCTAAATCCTCTCCTCTGATCAAGCCTGCAAGTCTTCGCGGAAAAGGCGCTCTCGTCATTCAGTCTGACAAGGGCACTTTGAAATCCCCTCATGGTGAAGGTTGGGATAGAATATATCATGAGTTATGTGTTCAACTTGAAGAGTCCAACTTCGAAGTCACCAAGCTCGATCATCTATACTCTGATGTTCAGAGTACTTTAAATAATACTATCCTTCAGGCGAAAGGTAGTTTTTTGGTGTATTATTATCTTGTTTGACCCGACTTACTTCCTTGTTTCTAATGTAGTTTCTCTTGTCTTCGCAGAATCGGATGAGAGTTATAAGAGTCAGGTCTTTCGTATCACCAGGGAGAGAGATGAAGCTCGTGGTGACGTTTCTCGTCTTAATGAGGAGGTTGAGAGCTTAAATGATAATATGGACGAGATCATCGATTCTTCCAAGAAGGTTTCCAAGACGGCCCGCAAGAACACTCAGACCTATTTGGTTTCACTCTTTAATGACTACTGCGTTGAACATGGCATTCCTCCTCCTTCTTTCCCTCTGGAGATTTTTTATGATGATGAGAAGACTCAAGATGAAGCTGTTGATCCTACCAACGAGGAAGCGTCTCTTGATGACGACGAGGAACCAAAGCCTGACACCGCGAAGGACAACGAGGAGTCCAAGGGAACTTCTACAAGCCTCACCTGGGGAGGCGGCGAGATTCCTGAGACAACCACCATTGATAGTGCCATTCCTCAGTAACAGCTTTAGTTTTGTCTTCTCTCGTCTCAGATTAGTGTTTTATAACTTGTTCTTTTATGGgagctcccaagcttggggggcaaGCACTTTATTTTGGGAATCATCGCATtttatgatattatgattttgttTTATCAAGCGTATGTTTATTTGATTTCCATCATTTTCCTCAAGTATATACTGACCATGGAAACTCTCAAAAGAATAGTGAAGCCTTTAAGTATATACTTGCATTTTATTCTTTTGCGAGTTTTCATCTTCGTTTCTACCTTCACCTTTCAAATCACCCTCAGTTCCGGCTTTCTTTCTTCACTCATTCATGTTGCCTTTTGCTTTTCGACGAGAGTAAGAATGCTAATTTAAAAGAGTGATGAGCATTGGTTGCTAAAGTATGCGCCCGATCTTAGTTTTTTACCCCAGGTTCCTTCTTTCCCTGTCTTGTAGCCTTAGATTGTATCTTAAGCACTTTGTAGTTTCGTGCGGAAAtgccaaaagaacaaaaaatataaaagtatatacttgcctcttgttcttgttGGGATTATCCGATCAGGACGAGATGGTTCTGAGAATGCTCTTTATAACTTTGTTTTTTTAGTAGCTGTATCTATTTCTTGCTTATCTCCTTGGTTTCCTTTTTTACGAGGTCTTATTGCGCCACACCCTATTTTTAAGGGTACTACTTCGGTGAAGTTTCAGGTGCTTGCTATTTTTGCGAATAGCaatccatcaacctcgccttaacatctttgctaagttttcttttcgcgacaatatgataggcttatctattcccatgaataacagccccatgacattgccgtcttttttggtcacacagctccctaatctggagggtgtcatccctttatattccccctaagtgccccttcaaggaggttaaccctaacatgcatgttagtctcctcccatccggttattACGATAAGGCTCAgagttacgaagtcacaccctaagtggggtttctttgggatcaagtgcatcgtagccaagacttgccagACGGACATGgtcggtaacgctccagacgtcctaggcacccgcagctcaaccgaatacgtcggcgccttggtcatatttatGCACCtattaccgaaggccatcataaaagggaccctcagcggataggtcttatcattgcccctagaTTTCTGCCCGAGAGTTGTCCATGACATGCGTTAGGTATTACCTCTTGCATTTTTATGCAAACTAGGGTGCATGCCACGGGCtcccagccttcctaggcgaaggttttgagtttccctagaaactttttatttcatattcgttattttcctcctaatcttGAGGTCTTACTGTCTTTGGTACTCGGCGAATATTTGATTCATCAAAATTTTATTGCTATGCTTTTGAAAATTGAGTACATCGATCATTTCATTTTCATCATAAAAAATAAAGTGAATACATTTATCTTATCTCGCTGCACCTTTCCTATTCTTCTTCCATACGAATGTGCTCGGCTtggtagtttttcaactcctttATTCGTACTTCATTTCTTATCTTGAATAGTGCGGAGAATAACGGATGTCCGGTTGATAAAGCATAGATGAATGATCGCACCAACTCCTCTTCCGAGATTCTTCCCTTCAATTCTTTGCATACTGCTTCCCATCTCGCGACGAGACTTTGCAAGCTCTCATTCTCTTTCTGCCTTAATGAGAATAGCGCTGTTATATATGGATTGCACGGTTCATTCCTTGAGcatttgtttaccatttgcaaacCACTTTCTCTCCTTTCCTTGGGGATATTGTTTCTTCCTTGAGTAACTGCTATTGATTGTTGCATTCGATATTCCCTTTCTCTGAATTCTCTTCTGCTGCTTTCTATggccttcttcaaatcttctcgcTCCTTATGCTCACCTCGCCCCAGGCCTTCTCGTTTTTgcacataatgtctttctttagttcgTGCTTCTCCCACAACATATCTCTCTTCCTGCATATTACTCTCTGCTTGCTTccttttcaaatgattatttctGATAATCATCTTTTCGTTTTGCCTTTCTAACCTTATTCGTTCCCTGACCAGATCCTCTTTCCTTCGTCTCTCCTGGTAAAGTTCCTCCCTTAACCGGGCCATCTCCTCCTCTTCGCGACTTTTTTTCAATTTACTCTGTGAATTTTGCATTTCGACGCTTTCCTCTGCCTCTTGTCTCTGTGCATTTTTGCTTCTTGACCGGTTCACCTTCCCTCCTTCTTGTGGAGTTTGTTTCTCCTTTGTCGTGGGAGTTTCCTTTTTATTCTTTGTCATCTCGTTTCTTTCGGACACCTTCCCCTTCTTGTCCTTTCCACCTTGTTTTAGATTGACAtggtgataggcacatttttatgtcttatacaatctcaattgtatatattattagtgctcgattttatatttattatggctttttatgtccctgtaggtatttttggagaaataagcttttgcggcgaaattggctaaaaaagtggtttttgcgctcatgggagaaaattactatacggactctcactttggataaggggtaacctaattactaaggggtgacccattttcaggcatctgctaaagggagaccagccacatataagggggaggtcactttcttcccaaattcaaataaaaaaattggcgggaaaatgttcatcacgtctgcatgatttttgggtgatgattcgatcgagttccagagcgattcaatggctgaaattgattgggtttactccctaggcctaaacaggcctggtgaagtcttttaattgcacccaaattggctagaaaccgagttggagctaaacagggaaagtatTTTTACACGGACCTTACTgagcttatttttagaagttctagagagactaaagactcaaaactctttccaaagatacatatctatgtaaggaagagtttgagacgaTTGGAAAAGCTCGGAAACGCGTGGAACGAtttagagaagagattattgtcgtaactgccaaggaaggaaagaagagatctcgaggagttttggggagattaaatcgcactgttggctatatataagttgctgggagttcaagggaggaggtcgagagtttgggggtcgatagaatcggagcagagaaacgcaggtgaagttgcaggaatattcacctgctgctggtgaacaagagaagctgaagaacattggacagacgagaACAGTCGCAAAGGCTGTCGTATTCAAACAACACATCAGAAATATCGTTGTTCAATAGATCACATATATCATAAgctgtcatcttttctctgtaatagTTCAACAcccgttgtaacagctgtttgtaacgccagtacagcgttgcaaactgtctgctttataagttttctcttgtttttcacctatttgagctatgaacacctattttgagaacgtgaataatatgaggagctaaaccccaatactgggacaaaggaggaagctatttttcatgcatgtggtaattctacttatttcttgtatgactttttgcacttgatttaattgttttatgattttcactaattagttgtgatttcgtttgataatgtatgcttagtcttaatacttttgatgcattatgcttgtgatttacaattaatcttttaaAAATCCACCTTGGCAAAAGAAGAAGAGTCTATAAAAAGTTAACtttggagctataaatgtctagaataattagttgaaccacatgaacatgagaattggtggaatccgaagTACTAGTATCTCTCGTTATCGTGACaatcttgtgaatatattttctttattttagtattttcttttattaagtctagaatcgagtctctacaagtctttgaacgaactttatttaccacttaaaaaattacaccaatttttggcgccgccgacgcggacttgtatttagatttgttttaggtttttttttatttttattatttttgttattttttacgcgttgtggtattttttgattcttttcagatttggagcgaagctacaaggtaagaaaaagtgttataaaaggaaagcatcgccaaagaaggaaagaaaagaggaatctgaaaggagtgaagaagaagattttgtatatagttattttgttttatttttagaaactgtaaatagggtgttatttttgtaatttttcttttcctttttggaaatttttatttttggactttttggacattattgGACATTagttttaaaccctaaggaagggtcaaaattaaatatcaactgtttgcagggaaggacgacagttacgatactgtctcggcccctcggattcgtacactgacatcggagtctggtacgggaggtaagactctatccacccacgaatcccctgtcagttggttttattttgtgtgacaactcacacccctgcaatagaatgtcgaactggtattacaatagccaatacaacgaatatcagactgagtttcaaaatggacgttactactttgaccatagtgtgaataatggttgggaacatcagtcttttgaaggttatggtccataccatggtgagcccaattactatccacacgccaaccggtcatacgagcaaaattcctctctactagagtcaacatgtaagttagctgagtcgacacgtaagttagcaaaaatgaataacttagttatggacgaaagcaatgcaacgagtgaactttctttcctatattcaatcaggaagtcatgtgagtcgactcaaaatattttgttagaggcccagaacataactgctcttaatttccaatatagtgtttccaatagtacctttgaaaatgaagatagttatttacataatcaagatgacgaggataaaattggtaacactacttttttagatgaggttcaaccattttcatgctattataatgatgattatgatgaggatagtgttgatgaagaatttgaaataaataggcatagtgatcaggaatttgttactccaattgagcttaataatgataatgtttctagttcaaatccaaataattttaataattattcacccattcaaaaggacgaggatttgactagagatactcccattttagacgatgtagtatttccttttgattacgaagctaataatggtttagaggaacgagtttatcctgagaatactgttttagagtctagcgatttagaaacattagtcttagacaaagaaaatgaactcgtagagatgaatgaggatgaaccatacttagaagaatcaattgaccattttcaggaatataATGACCTTGAAGTaggaaagttgtgactagtcttcctagagacactgaaaactctaagtttgggggtgattatcatcctccatgtgcttCAACTCTTAGAAATgtccctcacttaggacttgacatatgtgccccaaccattttacaagattatcttcatacacgttttcctgaacctagtgatgtccataaggaagttcagctgttagaaacccatcctctggttgatgtggtttacccaggatatgatatccagattgactttgttttcccaccaaatatttttcgaccaattgtgggaacgtataagtttcatatgtgtcaattattaagttttgagactaaacctaattactttaggagattagagtcgacacatttgtttaaggaagaccaccactctcattgtgttCAGctatgtgagtcaaaactgattgactttaaggatccacaattattcaggttattattatgtgcttctaagtttttacttgagtttttccagactctaatacctgaaccggaccttagctttgaggaattccagcgcatgaaaatattttatctagaccctttcatagagcctgaacctgaaccacagctagatgtagttgtcttaaacaggaaactagacaagggtgcactttatttgttaattttcttggcatgttgcagattccttttacttgtgatagctctatttggttttgatgacccacagat encodes:
- the LOC113352264 gene encoding trichohyalin-like yields the protein MTKNKKETPTTKEKQTPQEGGKVNRSRSKNAQRQEAEESVEMQNSQSKLKKSREEEEMARLREELYQERRRKEDLVRERIRLERQNEKMIIRNNHLKRKQAESNMQEERYVVGEARTKERHYVQKREGLGRGEHKEREDLKKAIESSRREFREREYRMQQSIAVTQGRNNIPKERRESGLQMVNKCSRNEPCNPYITALFSLRQKENESLQSLVARWEAVCKELKGRISEEELVRSFIYALSTGHPLFSALFKIRNEVRIKELKNYQAEHIRMEEE